GGTCGATTTGGTGGGCTGGGGTAGGTAATGGGGAAGGAAGGTGGGTCGGTTGTTGTTGGGTAGTATGTTGGGCCGAATGTGGACTGGTGGGAGTTGGGGTTTCGATGGTGTGGGGGGGTCATGGATGTGATTCGATGGTATGGATGGATGGAGTCATCAAGAAAGGAGTAATCATTAGGggcgtgttttgttttgttggcGAATGGAAAAATTGTTTCATCAAACAAGAAATGTCGGTTGATGATGATCTTTTTAGTTTGAAGATCTAGGCATTTGTATCCTCGGTGATTAGTTGGATATCCTAGGAAAACACACGGTGTGGATCGAAATTCAAGTTTATGGATAGTTGTGTGTGGGATGAGTGGGTAGCTGAGGCATCCGAATACTCGGAGGTGGTCATAGGAAGGTAGACAATGGTAAAGTTGTTGGGTTGGGGTTTGAAATTGGTGACTTTTTCTGGGTATAATCTTTATTAGGTAGGTTGCGGTTTCAAGAGCGTGATGCCAATATGTAACGCCCTGccttttcaaacttcctacatttagaaaccttacgtgaaattctaactttggaaatcttgtgttcttataaccattctttcattgtaatcgttgtaaaatacggaacttgcttcgtaaataaaacttgtacattacactttttacctagttaaatcatgttttatttcatatttcaccttgttacaagttaggggaaacattgttgcacattattacacaacttaactaacaaaattactcattataatgttttaaaaaaataaaaaaataaagaaatatggcagccccaattcagcaaaattcagcccatatagttgggttttgtgggctagtttcaaggtgtaaccccttctaaacacttccaaagcccaacccattgaaaccctaatccttccccctataaataccacttataaccagcctccctaccacttttgcaaccctaaaaactcacaaaacatccaccaaaccgtagctgaaagcaagggttcgagtagattgacaccccttcacgaaaatgagcataactcactcaattcttatccgattcactcgattctttttcctacttgcttgtataatcatggggttcgattcctagacttctacttggagaaatcagacctggaaatgccccgaaatagtccataaactttctgtttgtttttatgttcatcaaaaacttgtttaaacctatgcaacttgtgtccaacacatctcatacctatgtcctaatgcttacaacttatcccatggttggttaagcttaaaaacaaggttgagacatttaaaatcagaggattaaacctcataaacttggtgttttgtttagggtttttaacccacaagtcatgtcaaactttgtctttgatacatgagtgattatggaacaacttgggttgtccaaacatacaatcctcacatgatttgatgatttctcttagttagtgtgtatatttcttattctttattgtatgttcatgaccctccttggttgttttttttacatcaagtgtagtggtgaacacatagaggtgcctaaatggaagacttgatcttcctacctcctacatgacttctatgacatttagaggtaccaaaatgaagattttaatcttctacctcatgcttgaactattggacatatattatataacctaaatatattattcgaataatcgaatctttgatgatgaactagtgttcatatgtcggggtactagattacatcatcctagactatgataacttgtcacgattctaatggaaccttgttccatgaaaacatctaaactccttcgagtttcctagtgtcaagaacaagcatcatatgtactaaatgattattttccatgttattctcatatcttatttttacgttgttttaaacaccgaatctcgactctaaacatacttgaactttaacccttatacattcggactctaaatctctactcgtcaacaattggataatcggaaaacatatgcaaactttgtgagtatactcgtattccccctttttacttttatcacttttggggtgtaacatgtttacctattgaaacttacacatgaacttttgtctaaacacatgaacattcctataacatgcttgtatatgtgatggcttgatactttaaatttgggtgattcttatgtgttgaacttatcattaacttcgtacgagccaaaccttgacatatgtagcgctataggattaacgacccgcctctactgaaactttggttatgtcatgagcaagttgcgttttcttggtttgatatgttagacacatgccatatttaatgtttatcttgaatcgcatgcttgctatgagggattgttcacacttttatcttatgctatgtatgtaccaaacttgtatactcgcctttgcttttgcattgaattgtattttaaacatgttacaggttgatgatgatgaaatgaaagaggtagcacgatgcctagatacacactttagacgttaggtttaatatgttgtatcgaattttggttatgttagtttgttattttgattaaacttgttgttatttgggatcttgtattgatgactacttgaagtttgggaAATGAaacttggattattaaattattgtcacaaatagtgttatgatgtctcgagcaatcttcacacttcgtctcatcccgatgtttccgccattggttggggtgtgacagattggtatcagagccataactatagggaattaggaaaagtaggaatgctttcacctagtctatagttttagagccttattcgtatgctttgcttggactactacatgataccttatttgttacttatttatgctcttttaaacatgtatgttactcatgtgtaatatttgacatgttattcgtacgcattaaagcttgttctattatgtgttaacacttgttttatcatttcattatttaagtaccattcttgatatgctttcttatgtgtttatacttgcttgtgtatttccttcaacacacacttccctcatgcattttactcgattattctaaatccgacaacactcatattgtacaaatgagacgaattcaccaaaataggcgtgaaacccacaatttagtgaacgactctcaatctatctattcttctttttacacgagatatcgccattgagctaggagtgaaatccacatctaaatggcaaatctcaaatttcaaattctagtggaccctcgtcaacatgtcgaaatttaaattttgacccgacgagtaccaaccacacttaggatacgaaatcgtcaagataggggtgaaacccgcaccttgtcgactagttccactccttgattttttcataaatcccgccaagtctcgaaatttcgattgatttgggacatgtagtaaccggaagggtaaataccgttaaccgacttgtcggcgagagtattttacctattaggcgaaagcatgctcctcaaattcaaaagacttttcgaccactttggttagtcaaagttccatttggaacactccaaactttggtcaaacatgtgtttctattgttcattttatacgatgcaatctttcaacctcgagtttacctttgatttctcttttcacacgcacaacatatcgaaccttttcgatacatttatatatgcatgattttcatataatttaaattcatattccttgtaacaactagtggagaggtatcatcgagattggaatgacttccttaccttgacgattgactccacccctcttcccttaaaacgacctcaccaacgagttaggggtgattcccttacttaggtgaccgttacccaaaacttctctttcaaaatattttattatgcaaacccgatcatgttttatacctaaatcatttatcattattcaaaatacctacttataccgatttcaaaatacattgtttatcaaacgtacttcttattctaccatccattttcactcaaatcatatacacgagattcttaatcatgtctttaccattttactacacgaatttccaaagcttacgaaatgctacctatcaatttaatcggtctaatgaatctcttgcccatgaacttcacatctgacttattaactgaaacacgttcacattatatcatcatactagagacttccactcttaatcgaaatcaaactaacctttctcaattacttataaggcctcatagatgttatatgatcgttttaccaaatactctttccaacatcaataaatcctttgttaaaattatttttaaacaatcactaagttcttttactaaatttcttttctaagggtcgacgttttcacaagaactttcaaagttcaaaatttcatgttttgatgcaaatgaaacaaacccgttatttaaaaaaaaaaaaaaaaaaaaaccttctctacaacgcttaactcgtcatccaaatttcaaaacacgtgggctagaagacttcatggggaccgacaattttcaacatacgtgaactccttttttttaacaaaagtagcatttcaatcattacaaaatacgttaagcatgaccaatgagtactttatgttcctttacatatacaaactatattctacctttcaaaccaagctcaatctaatttcgattcgacaaactcaacgttttgtttaaacaactatacatgcacatcatcatacacattttagacgatatctcgcaataacatcatttatatcgttcgtatctacatacttaaccttttttttctccgcaatgtctcaacgtacaccatatacgcaatatttatttttcatacctacacctatgttcatacgttttatgcttgtactcatacacatactacttatacgttttacgcttctacttgtacacatactacttacacgttttatgtttatgctcatacattcatgcgtattcatacttaaacttatgctcatactttcatccttactcatgattcgtacattcgtacctatacgcgagcgtaatccgagggattcgcttacgtgggtcccatacatgcttaaacataaacatgcttacatacgacattcttctacgtacacattcttattttcaaattcatgtataccttgattcatacataactagtacaagctatgtggatcatgcgacgatcagtataatcgcgggtgcacacgggattatagtgataggcgtatgagaaccatagagtgtactactgtgtatggtaagacacggaacgtaacatgaccccgagtaacgaaacggacgtaatgtggttaaaacatggtggatacgccgctggtacttcctatatataagtgttttcaccatgttaccaaactttcgtaaaacgtgccatgagaaattcagtgtgttgcagaccttttggacctaatacaacttcacgcaactcacaaacgcattatatccgattattcacgacgagacttcatccttaacacactacgttcatctatccaacacttatgctattcacatacttgtactctttaagagccattcgttcattctatactcgtattattttatacaaaactcgttcgcaatccagcttgtttaaacatttgagtcctaacttacctcattacctataaaatagcctccctattcttgattcttgtgtaactatacttagtatctctctattgctttatttaaagtaacaaaccttttcgttcctctcaataaacaggttttacgaaagtatgattttttttatactatccttaaaaacttccccttgcaaatctaccttgatgttctccaaaatttggtacttttcaaaactttcaaacttcccaagtttcaattcttaatgatcacctttatgccaaaaactctttcaagccttcctcttgaataaatttcgggacgaaatttcctaaaggaggggagactgtaacgccctgcgttttcaaacttcctacatttagaaaccttacgtgaaattctaactttggaaatcttgtgttcttataaccattctttcattgtaatcgttgtaaaatacggaacttgcttcgtaaataaaacttgtacattacactttttacctagttaaatcatgttttatttcatatttcaccttgttacaagttaggggaaacattgttgcacattattacacaacttaactaacaaaattactcattataatgttttaaaaaaataaaaaaaataaagaaatatggcagccccaattcagcaaaattcagcccatatagttgggttttgtgggctagtttcaaggtgtaaccccttctaaacacttccaaagcccaacccattgaaaccctaatccttccccctataaataccacttataaccagcctccctaccacttttgcaaccctaaaaactcacaaaacatccaccaaaccgtagctgaaagcaagggttcgagtagattgacaccccttcacgaaaatgagcataactcactcaattcttatccgattcactcgattctttttcctacttgcttgtataatcatggggttcgattcctagacttctccttggagaaatcagacctggaaatgccccgaaatagtccataaactttctgtttgtttttatgttcatcaaaaacttgtttaaacctatgcaacttgtgtccaacacatctcatacctatgtcctaatgcttacaacttatcccatggttggttaagcttaaaaacaaggttgagacatttaaaatcagaggattaaacctcataaacttggtgttttgtttagggtttttaacccacaagtcatgtcaaactttgtctttgatacatgagtgattatggaacaacttgggttgtccaaacatacaatcctcacatgatttgatgatttctcttagttagtgtgtatatttcttattctttattgtatgttcatgaccctccttggttgttttttttacatcaagtgtagtggtgaacacatagaggtgcctaaatggaagacttgatcttcctacctcctacatgacttctatgacatttagaggtaccaaaatgaagattttaatcttctacctcatgcttgaactattggacatatattatataacctaaatatattattcgaataatcgaatctttgatgatgaactagtgttcatatgtcggggtactagattacatcatcctagactatgataacttgtcacgattctaatggaaccttgttccatgaaaacatctaaactccttcgagtttcctagtgtcaagaacaagcatcatatgtactaaatgattattttccatgttattctcatatcttatttttacgttgttttaaacaccgaatctcgactctaaacatacttgaactttaacccttatacattcggactctaaatctctactcgtcaacaattggataatcggaaaacatatgcaaactttgtgagtatactcgtattccccctttttacttttatcacttttggggtgtaacatgtttacctattgaaacttacacatgaacttttgtctaaacacatgaacattcctataacatgcttgtatatgtgatggcttgatactttaaatttgggtgattcttatgtgttgaacttatcattaacttcgtacgagccaaaccttgacatatgtagcgctataggattaacgacccgcctctactgaaactttggttatgtcatgagcaagttgcgttttcttggtttgatatgttagacacatgccatatttaatgtttatcttgaatcgcatgcttgctatgagggattgttcacacttttatcttatgttatgtatgtaccaaacttgtatactcgcctttgcttttgcattgaattgtattttaaacatgttacaggttgatgatgatgaaatgaaagaggtagcacgatgcctagatacacactttagacgttaggtttaatatgttgtatcgaattttggttatgttagtttgttattttgattaaacttgttgttatttgggatcttgtattgatgactacttgaagtttgggaaatgaaatttggattattaaattattgtcacaaatagtgttatgatgtctcgagcaatcttcacacttcgtctcatcccgatgtttccgccattggttggggtgtgacacaataaGTATTTGGCATCAATGAGTGGGCAAGGATGGTGCGCATGAGATTATTTATGGTACGTATTTTTCTTTCGGCTTTTCCGTTTTGTGAGGAGGTGTGTGGACACGAAAATAAAAAATGCATGCCATTTTGGTCACAAAACTGGTGGAATTGGTGATTAGCATATTCACGGCCGTTATCGcattgtaattgtttaattttaCGACCAAATTACGTGTGGATAAAGGTTGTAAATTTTGTAAACATGGAAAAGACATCAGATTTGTGAGAAATGGAGTAGGTccacaaaaaaaaattggtataatCATCCAAAAATAATACGTAATAGCGATGGCCGCCATTGCTAATAATTGGAGAAGTCCAGACATCACTGTGAACAAGATCAAATGGCATAGTAGTACTTGTAATTGATTTAGCAAAAAGAAGCCGAATATGTTTGCCAAAAATACACGATGAACAAACTTTATTATGCAAAGAACCACACTTAATAAATTCAGAAGTTTTTAAACTTTGTAAAATGGCTGGGCCAGGGTGGCTTAGCCTTTGATGCCAAGTGTCTTGAGATATCGCTGCAAAAGTGGACGCAGACTGAAGGTTAGTGATGTTGGATGGGCTGAGCGTGTAGAGGTCCCCCGAGCTATTGCACTGTAGGATAGGTTTCTTGGTCCGAAGGTCCTTCACAGTAAAACCATATGGGTCAAATTCAATAGATAATTGGTTATCAGTTGTAAAACGACGAACTGAGATAAGATTTTTAACAAGGTTTGGGGCAAACAGGACGTTTTTAAGTTTAAATGGAGGGAAAGGAGGTGGGAGAGTGATATCTCCCTGTCCGAGTACCGGAATAGTATTGCCATTTCCAACAATAATATTTCGAATAATGCCAGATTTAAAAATAGAGGGAAACTTATCAAGTTGAGGAAACATTGTACCTGAAGCACCTGTATCCATGGTCCATGACTGGTCATTCTGATGAATAGCCAAGTTGTAGAGGGCTTGAGCAATGTCGGTTGGTGAGTAGGAGGCTGCATAGGATTGGGCCGAGTTGTTAGAGGAGGGACGCGGGCCCAACATGCTTGGGCCTGAGTCGTTGTGCTGGGCTGGCGCTGATCGGGATGGGCTGGATGGGTATGGGCAGGGTGGGTAGTTGGGCCAGGGAGTCCATGGGTGTTGAGGTGGAGTGGGCCAAGAATAGTGTGGGCCGTAGGGTTAGTTTTGGTTGTAGTTTGTCTGTCCTTGGCCACGGTTATAATTCTGCCGACCCCGACCACGTCCGCGACCATGTCCACGGTTACGTGAGCGAGTGTCAGAGGAGTATCGGTTTTGTGGAGGTGGTCGGTTTGGGTCATCGGTAGTTGCGTTAAGGCAGTGCCGGTGGCTTGGGCAGAAAGTTTGGCTTGTGTGTTTTTATGGTCTTCAACCTGACAAAGACGGGACCGGGTGTTGTAGAAGCCGGGTAGCGGTTGGGTTTGTTGGAGAATAAGGGAAGTACTTTCGTATTGATCGTTCAAGCCGGCTAGGATTTGTAGGACCAATTGGTTCTCGGTGGTGTTGGAGCCGAGGCTAGTGAGTTGGTCAAAAATTAGTTTCATGGCCTAGCAATATGAGGACATGTCGGTGAACTGTTCAAGACGGGTATTGGCGAATTTATTTTGTACGTGTATGGTACGAGAGGCTTGGTTGTCAAGAAAAAGGTTTCTAATGGTGCACCAAGCATCGTAGGCCGATGTTTTGGGTTTCATAACGGTGTGTAGTAGGTCGTTCCAGATGGTACCGTAAATCCATTGTAGAACAATGGCGTCGATACGTTCCCATGATTCGGTGTAGGTGGGTTGGGGGCTTCTTTGTCTTTGTTGGTGGTAGAAtcggatgatgatgatgtttcacATGGGAGGAGAGGATCATGAACATCGTGTGCACGACAGTTAAGGGTAAATAACTCGGCTCAGGTGTTGTAATGACCTGTTTGCATATCAAGTATAAGTGGAATGGCATTCTTGATATTAGTAACAGTAACAGCAGGGTGCACATGTGATGAAGACATGTTCaacagagaaaaaaaaaagaaaaaaataggaTAGGGGGTGGGAATGTGACGGCAGAAAGAAGAGAAAAGGGATTAGGTTAGGGGCTTGATACCATGTAAGAGTGATATGGTTCAATGCTTGCCTTCTCTTTCATTGATCTCAATAATATATACACAATACAATCTCCCTATTTTAGGGAATAGATAATTACAATATTAGCTGCACAATTATCTCCTAATTTATACAAAGTATATTCTATGAAATATTCTATTAGTGACATTAAGGCTCTATCGTATCTGTGGATCAGTGGCTAATGGAAACAATGGAAATTTAGTATGAAATGGTAGTTCCTGTATTAATTTGGatgttgtttttctttttcttgtattgtaTCTAACCAGATTGAACTGCTTGCTT
This is a stretch of genomic DNA from Helianthus annuus cultivar XRQ/B chromosome 16, HanXRQr2.0-SUNRISE, whole genome shotgun sequence. It encodes these proteins:
- the LOC118488323 gene encoding uncharacterized protein LOC118488323, whose translation is MKLIFDQLTSLGSNTTENQLVLQILAGLNDQYESTSLILQQTQPLPGFYNTRSRLCQVEDHKNTQAKLSAQATGTALTQLPMTQTDHLHKTDTPLTLAHVTVDMVADVVGVGRIITVAKDRQTTTKTNPTAHTILGPLHLNTHGLPGPTTHPAHTHPAHPDQRQPSTTTQAQACWARVPPLTTRPNPMQPPTHQPTLLKPSTTWLFIRMTSHGPWIQVLQDLRTKKPILQCNSSGDLYTLSPSNITNLQSASTFAAISQDTWHQRLSHPGPAILQSLKTSEFIKCGSLHNKVCSSCIFGKHIRLLFAKSITSTTMPFDLVHSDVWTSPIISNGGHRYYMSSRKLSDTLKRSREKSQKKMISFMADQIARVVPKIISEIQGSNTPPSSADSKTEKTRSATGMFQGRALEWWSNERNICSNEEAYALPWSGVRELMMLEFCPPHEQLKLEEEFWHLKQIGDDNLAYTTCFKQLSLIVPHLVSTPKRMITKYINGLPPTIEEVYRLAASLNNNRVRDKQFANPAPSKSAHQVTQQPSGSKNKRRKS